The Pseudomonas allokribbensis genome has a window encoding:
- the purE gene encoding 5-(carboxyamino)imidazole ribonucleotide mutase, with translation MSALVGVIMGSKSDWSTLSHTADMLEKLGIPYEVKVVSAHRTPDLLFQYAEEAEGRGIEVIIAGAGGAAHLPGMCAAKTHLPVLGVPVQSAMLSGVDSLLSIVQMPAGIPVATLAIGKAGAINAALLSASILGAKHPQFHAVLKTFRAEQTDSVLDNPDPRIA, from the coding sequence ATGAGTGCACTGGTTGGCGTGATCATGGGCTCCAAGTCCGATTGGTCCACCCTTAGCCACACCGCCGATATGCTGGAAAAGCTCGGCATCCCGTACGAGGTCAAGGTGGTTTCTGCCCACCGCACCCCGGATCTGCTGTTCCAGTACGCCGAAGAGGCTGAAGGCCGCGGCATCGAGGTGATCATCGCCGGTGCCGGTGGCGCAGCCCACCTGCCAGGCATGTGTGCGGCCAAGACCCACCTGCCGGTGCTGGGCGTACCGGTGCAGTCGGCGATGCTCTCGGGCGTCGATTCGCTGCTGTCGATCGTGCAGATGCCGGCCGGCATTCCGGTTGCCACCCTGGCCATCGGCAAGGCGGGCGCGATCAACGCAGCCTTGCTGTCTGCGAGCATCCTGGGCGCCAAGCATCCACAATTCCACGCGGTACTGAAGACCTTCCGTGCCGAGCAGACAGACA
- a CDS encoding LysR substrate-binding domain-containing protein, translating to MNLESKWLEDFSALAATRSFSQAAERRFVTQPAFSRRIRSLEAALGLTLVNRSRTPVELTAAGQLFLVTARTVVEQLGEVLRHLHHLEGGQGEVIQVAAAHSLALGFFPRWIAQLRNEGLNIATRLVATNVGDAVHALREGGCDLMLAFYDPDAAMQMDPEIFPSLHLGQTEMLPVCAADANGKPLFDLEGEASVPLLAYSAGAFLGRSVNGLLRQRALRFTTIYETAMADSLKSMALEGLGIAWVPQLSVRNELARGELVVCGGPQWHVPLEIRLYRCALVRKANVRLLWRKLEGGAAQSS from the coding sequence ATGAATCTGGAAAGCAAATGGCTCGAGGACTTCAGTGCTCTGGCCGCCACCCGCAGCTTCTCGCAGGCGGCCGAACGGCGCTTCGTGACCCAGCCGGCCTTCAGTCGGCGGATCCGCAGCCTGGAGGCGGCGCTCGGGCTGACGCTGGTCAACCGCTCGCGCACGCCGGTCGAACTGACGGCGGCGGGGCAACTGTTTCTGGTGACCGCGCGCACGGTGGTCGAACAGCTCGGCGAAGTGCTGCGCCACCTCCATCATCTGGAAGGCGGGCAGGGCGAAGTGATTCAAGTGGCGGCGGCGCACTCGCTGGCGCTCGGTTTCTTCCCGCGCTGGATCGCGCAACTGCGCAACGAAGGCCTGAACATCGCCACGCGGCTGGTGGCGACCAACGTCGGCGATGCCGTGCACGCGCTGCGTGAAGGTGGCTGCGATCTGATGCTGGCGTTCTACGACCCGGACGCAGCGATGCAGATGGACCCGGAAATTTTCCCGTCGCTGCACCTGGGGCAGACCGAAATGCTTCCGGTGTGCGCGGCGGATGCCAATGGCAAACCGCTGTTCGATCTTGAAGGCGAGGCCAGTGTGCCGCTGCTGGCCTACAGCGCCGGGGCGTTTCTCGGGCGCTCGGTGAACGGCTTGTTGCGCCAGCGTGCGCTGCGCTTCACCACTATTTATGAAACCGCCATGGCCGACAGCCTGAAAAGCATGGCCCTCGAAGGCCTCGGCATTGCCTGGGTGCCGCAACTGAGCGTGCGCAACGAGCTCGCCCGTGGCGAACTGGTGGTCTGCGGCGGCCCGCAATGGCACGTGCCGCTGGAAATTCGCCTGTACCGCTGCGCGCTGGTGCGCAAGGCCAATGTACGGTTGTTGTGGCGCAAGCTTGAAGGCGGTGCGGCACAATCTTCCTGA